From a region of the Streptomyces sp. NBC_00193 genome:
- a CDS encoding GNAT family N-acetyltransferase, with translation MVEIREVPEADIDRALELAYLVFHDRPEEEGRERHHELLRACLRIGAYEGDAIVGFMAAHAFRLSVPGADLSCPGLTFVSVAPTHRRRGVLTALMGEMLRRAGAAGSPVAALWASEAAIYGRFGYGSATQGATIEIDSTRPLALRIEPDRRPLRLVATADPKDAVAVVGPYHEAARAVRAGRPTRSERRWTEEWLIEQDEEDEELSPPRIIVLGEPGAPIGGYVLYRTKPEGSAGGVRTPGLVRVDELEADTPQAAAALWECVASLDLTGKVTAWGRPADDPLLHFAADRDQVRVTAAFPALWLRLVDVAAALTRRSWAAPVELVLELTDVRLPANAGRFLLKAGPDGATYEPAAAGRAPDLTLDVRELAACYLGGTRAVELAAAALVVEHTPGAAAALDAGLRTALLPHTADEF, from the coding sequence ATGGTGGAGATCCGCGAAGTGCCCGAGGCCGACATCGACCGCGCTCTGGAGCTCGCGTACCTGGTCTTCCACGACCGCCCGGAGGAGGAGGGGCGCGAGCGGCACCACGAGCTGCTCCGCGCCTGTCTGCGGATCGGGGCCTACGAAGGCGACGCGATCGTCGGCTTCATGGCCGCGCACGCGTTCCGGCTCTCGGTGCCCGGCGCGGACCTGTCCTGCCCCGGGCTCACCTTCGTCTCCGTCGCGCCCACCCACCGCCGGCGCGGCGTACTGACCGCCCTGATGGGGGAGATGCTGCGGCGGGCGGGGGCGGCGGGCAGTCCCGTCGCCGCCCTGTGGGCCTCCGAGGCCGCCATCTACGGGCGCTTCGGCTACGGCAGTGCCACCCAGGGCGCCACCATCGAGATCGACTCCACCCGGCCGCTGGCCCTGCGCATCGAGCCGGACCGGCGGCCGCTGCGGCTGGTCGCCACCGCGGACCCCAAGGACGCCGTCGCCGTCGTGGGCCCGTACCACGAGGCGGCCCGCGCGGTCCGGGCCGGACGGCCCACGCGCAGCGAACGGCGCTGGACCGAGGAGTGGCTCATCGAGCAGGACGAGGAGGACGAGGAGCTCAGCCCGCCCCGGATCATCGTCCTGGGGGAGCCCGGCGCACCGATCGGGGGCTACGTCCTCTACCGCACGAAGCCCGAGGGGAGCGCCGGGGGCGTGCGGACCCCGGGGCTGGTCCGGGTCGACGAGCTGGAGGCCGACACCCCGCAGGCCGCCGCCGCGCTGTGGGAGTGCGTGGCCTCCCTCGACCTCACCGGCAAGGTCACCGCGTGGGGCCGGCCGGCCGACGACCCGCTGCTCCACTTCGCCGCCGACCGGGACCAGGTCCGGGTCACCGCCGCGTTCCCGGCGCTCTGGCTGCGGCTGGTCGACGTGGCGGCGGCACTGACCCGCCGCTCGTGGGCCGCGCCCGTGGAACTCGTACTGGAACTGACCGACGTACGACTGCCCGCGAACGCGGGGCGGTTCCTCCTGAAGGCCGGGCCGGACGGGGCGACGTACGAGCCCGCCGCCGCGGGCCGGGCCCCGGACCTGACCCTGGACGTACGGGAGCTCGCGGCCTGCTACCTCGGCGGGACCCGGGCCGTCGAACTGGCCGCGGCCGCCCTGGTGGTGGAGCACACCCCCGGCGCGGCGGCGGCCCTGGACGCGGGACTGCGCACCGCGCTGCTGCCGCACACGGCGGACGAGTTCTAG
- a CDS encoding NCS2 family permease yields MTQSSVESKPSAEGAGEGSPTPAGQSWLDRYFHISKRGSNVGNEVRGGITTFMAMAYILLLNPLLLSGKDVAGTTMAPAALITATAFAACITTLLMGFVGKVPLALAAGLSVSGVLASQVAPAMTWPQAMGMCVIYGVVICLLVVTGLREMIMNAIPLALKHAITMGIGLFVALIGLVNAGFVGKGSEFGPPVTLGHGGELAGWPVLLFCVTLLVIFALQARKIPGAILIGIVGGTVLAAILNAVADIDPKAWKSGPPVLSGSAVSMPDFSLFGDVSFGGWGDVGVMTVGMIVFTLVLAGFFDAMATIIGVGTEAKLADDQGRMPGLSKALFIDGAGGAIGGIAGGSGQTVFVESATGVGEGARTGLASVVTGLFFALCLFFTPITQIVPGEVASAALVVIGAMMMQNARHVDWADSATSIPVFLTVVIMPFTYSITAGVAAGVISYVVIKLAQGKAREIGAFMWALTGIFLVFFALHPIEGWLGVS; encoded by the coding sequence ATGACCCAGTCCTCTGTGGAGTCCAAGCCCAGTGCGGAGGGAGCCGGAGAAGGCTCTCCGACCCCTGCTGGCCAGTCTTGGCTCGACCGGTACTTTCACATCAGCAAGCGCGGATCCAACGTCGGCAACGAAGTGCGTGGCGGTATCACGACCTTCATGGCCATGGCCTACATCCTCCTGCTGAACCCCCTGCTCCTTTCGGGCAAGGACGTCGCGGGCACCACGATGGCCCCCGCGGCCCTGATCACCGCGACGGCCTTCGCCGCCTGCATCACCACGCTCCTCATGGGCTTCGTCGGCAAGGTGCCGCTGGCGCTCGCCGCCGGTCTCTCCGTGTCGGGCGTGCTCGCCTCGCAGGTCGCACCCGCGATGACCTGGCCCCAGGCCATGGGCATGTGTGTGATCTACGGTGTCGTGATCTGTCTCCTGGTCGTCACCGGCCTCCGAGAGATGATCATGAACGCGATACCCCTCGCGCTCAAGCACGCGATCACCATGGGCATCGGCCTGTTCGTGGCCCTCATCGGCCTCGTGAACGCGGGCTTCGTCGGCAAGGGCTCGGAATTCGGTCCCCCCGTCACCCTCGGTCACGGCGGCGAGCTCGCCGGCTGGCCCGTCCTGCTCTTCTGTGTGACCCTGCTCGTCATCTTCGCCCTGCAGGCCCGCAAGATCCCCGGCGCGATCCTGATCGGCATCGTCGGCGGCACCGTCCTCGCGGCCATCCTGAACGCCGTCGCGGACATCGACCCGAAGGCCTGGAAGAGCGGCCCGCCGGTCCTCTCGGGCTCCGCGGTCTCGATGCCGGACTTCTCGCTCTTCGGTGACGTCTCCTTCGGCGGCTGGGGCGATGTCGGTGTCATGACGGTCGGCATGATCGTCTTCACCCTCGTGCTCGCCGGCTTCTTCGACGCGATGGCCACCATCATCGGTGTCGGTACCGAGGCCAAGCTCGCCGACGACCAGGGCCGCATGCCGGGCCTGTCCAAGGCGCTGTTCATCGACGGTGCCGGTGGCGCCATCGGTGGCATCGCGGGTGGCTCCGGCCAGACCGTGTTCGTCGAGTCGGCCACCGGCGTCGGTGAGGGTGCCCGCACAGGCCTCGCCTCCGTCGTCACGGGTCTCTTCTTCGCCCTCTGCCTCTTCTTCACCCCGATCACGCAGATCGTTCCCGGTGAGGTCGCCTCCGCGGCCCTCGTGGTCATCGGCGCGATGATGATGCAGAACGCCCGCCACGTGGACTGGGCCGACAGCGCCACCTCGATCCCGGTCTTCCTGACCGTCGTGATCATGCCCTTCACGTACTCGATCACGGCCGGCGTCGCCGCCGGTGTCATCTCCTACGTCGTCATCAAGCTGGCGCAGGGCAAGGCGCGCGAGATCGGTGCCTTCATGTGGGCGCTGACCGGAATCTTCCTGGTCTTCTTCGCGCTCCACCCGATCGAGGGATGGCTCGGCGTCAGCTGA
- a CDS encoding XdhC family protein yields MLDIAEELNRWVEQGRDFAVATVVAVGGSAPRQPGAALAVDSDGTAIGSVSGGCVEGAVYELCQQALEDGETVQERFGYSDDDAFAVGLTCGGIIDILVTPVPVGSPAREVFAASLAAAARGEAAAVARIAEGPAELMGRAVLVRGEGSYEGGFGGHPELDRAIADEARAMLEAGKTGVLEIGADGRLCGEPLKVLVESSVPPPRMVVFGAIDFASALVRIGKFLGYRVTLCDARPVFATKKRFPEADEIVVDWPHRYLEEQSSAGEIDGRTVLCVLTHDAKFDVPLLELALKLPVAYVGAMGSRRTHEDRNKRLREVGVTELELARLRSPIGLDLGARSPEETALSIAAEIVANRRGGTGAALTGAHIPIHPDVANTVISRIGSVA; encoded by the coding sequence ATGCTGGATATCGCCGAAGAACTGAACCGGTGGGTCGAGCAGGGACGTGACTTCGCCGTCGCCACGGTCGTGGCGGTCGGCGGGAGCGCACCCAGGCAGCCCGGAGCGGCCCTCGCCGTCGACAGTGACGGCACGGCCATCGGTTCGGTCTCCGGTGGATGCGTGGAGGGTGCGGTGTACGAGCTGTGCCAGCAGGCGCTGGAGGACGGCGAGACCGTCCAGGAGCGCTTCGGCTACAGCGATGACGATGCCTTCGCCGTCGGTCTGACCTGCGGCGGAATCATCGACATCCTGGTGACCCCGGTCCCCGTGGGCTCTCCCGCACGGGAGGTGTTCGCGGCCTCGCTGGCCGCCGCCGCCCGCGGGGAGGCGGCGGCGGTCGCCCGGATCGCCGAAGGGCCGGCCGAGCTCATGGGCCGCGCCGTACTCGTCCGGGGCGAAGGCTCCTACGAGGGCGGTTTCGGCGGTCACCCCGAGCTGGACCGCGCCATCGCCGACGAGGCCCGGGCCATGCTCGAGGCCGGCAAGACCGGTGTGCTGGAGATCGGCGCCGACGGCCGCCTCTGCGGAGAGCCGCTCAAGGTGCTGGTCGAGTCCAGCGTCCCGCCGCCCCGGATGGTCGTCTTCGGAGCCATCGACTTCGCCTCCGCCCTGGTGCGGATCGGCAAGTTCCTCGGCTACCGGGTGACGCTGTGCGACGCCCGGCCCGTGTTCGCCACGAAGAAGCGTTTCCCCGAAGCGGACGAGATCGTGGTCGACTGGCCGCACCGCTACCTGGAGGAGCAGTCCTCCGCCGGCGAGATCGACGGCCGTACGGTCCTGTGCGTCCTCACGCACGACGCCAAGTTCGATGTCCCGCTCCTCGAACTGGCCCTCAAACTTCCCGTCGCCTACGTCGGCGCCATGGGCTCCCGCCGCACCCACGAGGACCGCAACAAGCGGCTCCGCGAGGTCGGCGTGACCGAGCTCGAACTGGCCCGGCTGCGCTCCCCGATCGGCCTGGACCTCGGGGCCCGCTCCCCGGAGGAGACGGCGCTGTCCATCGCCGCCGAGATCGTCGCCAACCGGCGCGGCGGCACCGGCGCGGCCCTGACCGGCGCCCACATCCCGATCCACCCGGACGTCGCGAACACGGTGATCAGCAGGATCGGGTCCGTCGCTTGA
- a CDS encoding germacradienol/geosmin synthase, translating into MTQPFQLPDFYVPYPARLNPHLEDARVHTKKWARDFGMLEGSGVWEERDLDSHDYALLCSYTHPDCDGEALSLVTDWYVWVFFFDDHFLEMFKRSQDREGAKAYLDRLGAFMPMDLADGFPEATNPVEAGLADLWARTVPAMSLDWRERFSLSTKNLLDESMWELANINIGRVSNPLEYIEMRRKVGGAPWSAGLIEYVSAEVPARVAHSRPLGVLRDSFSDAVHIRNDIFSYQREVSEEGELSNAILVLETFLGCTTQEAADASNDLLTSRLQQFEQTALTELPQLFADHAMDPAEIAAVLAYAKGLQDWQSGGHEWHMVSSRYMNKEARATAPLTLPFMPTGLGTTALDLRSLLAPRALELRRRSFTHVPFEHTGPSVIPDVYMPFPLTLSPHHTRAREESVAWAREMGLLDPQIGDPGSAIWNEEKLRGYDFALCSAGIDPDATPEALTLNACWLTWGTYGDDYYPVVFAQPKNTTAAKATHARLLAMIPVDHAEQAVPATAMERALGDLWVRTSLDMSPSVRTEFRATLVDMLESWLWEVDNQILNRIPDPVDYAEMRRRTFGTYLTMYLCRLGQAGRGIPEEIYSSGTIRSLENAAADAACLINDIFSYQKEVEVEGEVHNYVLVTRNFFDIGYPEALHICHSLMTQRTEEFEHIVATQLPLLYEDWKLDAEARAGLDGYVGELQDWLAGILNWHQKVKRYREEDLHRLGDGISTGVLGASFGMAAARISLPG; encoded by the coding sequence GTGACGCAGCCGTTTCAACTGCCGGATTTCTATGTGCCTTATCCGGCGCGACTGAACCCCCACCTGGAGGACGCCAGGGTCCACACCAAGAAGTGGGCCCGCGACTTCGGGATGCTGGAAGGTTCCGGCGTCTGGGAGGAGCGCGACCTCGACTCGCACGACTACGCCCTGCTCTGCTCGTACACCCACCCCGACTGCGACGGCGAGGCGCTGTCCCTGGTCACCGACTGGTACGTGTGGGTGTTCTTCTTCGACGACCACTTCCTGGAGATGTTCAAACGCTCCCAGGACCGTGAGGGCGCCAAGGCCTATCTCGACCGGCTCGGCGCCTTCATGCCGATGGACCTGGCGGACGGGTTCCCCGAGGCCACCAACCCCGTCGAGGCCGGACTCGCCGACCTGTGGGCCCGTACCGTCCCGGCCATGTCGCTGGACTGGCGGGAACGGTTCTCCCTGTCCACCAAGAACCTGCTCGACGAGTCGATGTGGGAACTCGCCAACATCAACATCGGCCGGGTCTCCAACCCCCTCGAATACATCGAGATGCGCCGCAAGGTCGGTGGCGCCCCCTGGTCGGCCGGCCTCATCGAGTACGTCTCCGCGGAGGTTCCGGCCCGCGTCGCGCACTCCCGCCCCCTCGGCGTGCTGCGCGATTCCTTCTCGGACGCCGTGCACATCAGGAACGACATCTTCTCCTACCAGCGCGAGGTCTCCGAGGAGGGCGAACTCTCCAACGCCATCCTGGTGTTGGAGACCTTCCTCGGCTGCACCACCCAGGAGGCCGCCGACGCCTCCAACGACCTCCTCACCTCCCGGCTCCAGCAGTTCGAGCAGACCGCCCTCACCGAACTCCCCCAGCTCTTCGCCGACCACGCCATGGACCCGGCCGAGATCGCCGCCGTCCTCGCCTACGCCAAGGGCCTCCAGGACTGGCAGTCCGGCGGCCACGAGTGGCACATGGTCTCCAGCCGCTACATGAACAAGGAGGCCCGGGCCACCGCCCCGCTCACCCTGCCGTTCATGCCCACGGGTCTCGGCACCACCGCCCTCGACCTGCGCTCCCTCCTCGCCCCCCGCGCCCTGGAGCTGCGCCGGCGCTCCTTCACCCACGTCCCCTTCGAGCACACCGGCCCGTCCGTCATCCCGGACGTCTACATGCCGTTCCCGCTCACGCTCAGCCCGCACCACACCCGCGCACGCGAGGAATCCGTGGCCTGGGCCCGGGAGATGGGCCTGCTCGACCCGCAGATCGGCGACCCCGGCTCCGCGATCTGGAACGAGGAGAAGCTGCGCGGCTACGACTTCGCGCTCTGCTCCGCGGGCATCGACCCGGACGCCACCCCCGAGGCCCTGACCCTCAACGCCTGCTGGCTGACCTGGGGCACGTACGGGGACGACTACTACCCGGTGGTCTTCGCCCAGCCCAAGAACACGACGGCCGCCAAGGCCACGCACGCCCGGCTCCTCGCCATGATCCCGGTCGACCACGCCGAACAGGCCGTACCGGCCACCGCGATGGAGCGCGCCCTCGGCGACCTGTGGGTGCGCACCAGCCTGGACATGAGCCCGTCGGTGCGCACGGAGTTCCGGGCCACCCTCGTGGACATGCTGGAGAGCTGGCTGTGGGAGGTGGACAACCAGATCCTGAACCGCATCCCGGATCCGGTGGACTACGCCGAGATGCGCCGCCGCACCTTCGGCACCTACCTCACCATGTACCTGTGCCGGCTCGGCCAGGCGGGCCGGGGCATCCCCGAGGAGATCTACTCCTCCGGCACCATCCGCTCCCTGGAGAACGCCGCCGCCGACGCCGCCTGCCTGATCAACGACATCTTCTCGTACCAGAAGGAGGTGGAGGTCGAGGGCGAGGTGCACAACTACGTGCTCGTCACCCGCAACTTCTTCGACATCGGCTACCCGGAGGCCCTGCACATCTGCCACTCCCTGATGACGCAGCGCACCGAGGAGTTCGAGCACATCGTCGCCACCCAGCTGCCGCTGCTCTACGAGGACTGGAAGCTGGACGCGGAAGCCCGGGCCGGACTCGACGGCTACGTCGGCGAGTTGCAGGACTGGCTCGCCGGAATCCTCAACTGGCACCAGAAGGTTAAGCGTTACCGCGAGGAGGATCTGCACCGGCTGGGTGACGGGATCTCCACCGGCGTCCTGGGCGCCTCCTTCGGCATGGCGGCGGCCCGGATCAGCCTGCCCGGCTGA
- a CDS encoding YncE family protein — MSASRSSNRRALPALAAVAALALAALAAGPVPAAGADLSTAAGAAAAGPREVLFVGNNWEGTADVLASTGNLAKVGRINMVPDKEERLREIYLNPVKLAYFLGVRAAAGEGHDQFVDDMYTTPDGSAVVASRPSFADVVSIDVRTGRINWRFPVAGYRADHMAVSPDGTRVAVSASTANTVHVLDIASGRQAGSFATGDKPHENTFTRDGRFLWNSSIGDVTSALDAPWLDWTKGDRRITVADAQTLRPVRVIDMRARLDAFGRSDLSDAVRPMSFAPDESKLYFQVSFFNGFVEYDVAADRITRIKTLPVNPATSTDRTTWVNDSRHHGMSMSPDGSKLCVAGTMDDYATVVDRATLEQGPLVPAAKPYWATVDGDGTGCVISESGADQVTAIDFATGAKRVSVPVGDHPQRVRLGHVPADWTGPAAH, encoded by the coding sequence ATGTCTGCCAGCCGATCGAGTAACCGCCGCGCCCTGCCGGCCCTGGCGGCCGTGGCCGCGCTGGCGCTCGCCGCCCTCGCGGCGGGTCCCGTGCCCGCGGCGGGCGCCGACTTGTCCACGGCCGCGGGGGCAGCCGCCGCGGGCCCGCGCGAGGTCCTGTTCGTGGGCAACAACTGGGAGGGCACCGCCGACGTCCTCGCCTCCACCGGGAACCTGGCCAAGGTGGGCCGGATCAACATGGTCCCGGACAAGGAGGAGCGGCTCCGGGAGATCTATCTCAACCCGGTGAAACTCGCCTACTTCCTGGGCGTCCGGGCCGCCGCGGGCGAGGGGCACGACCAGTTCGTCGACGACATGTACACCACCCCTGACGGCTCCGCCGTCGTCGCCTCCCGCCCCAGCTTCGCCGACGTCGTCTCCATCGACGTCCGCACCGGCCGGATCAACTGGCGCTTCCCCGTGGCCGGTTACCGGGCCGATCACATGGCCGTCTCCCCGGACGGCACCCGCGTGGCGGTCTCGGCCTCCACCGCCAACACCGTGCACGTCCTCGACATCGCGAGCGGCCGGCAGGCCGGCTCCTTCGCCACCGGCGACAAGCCGCACGAGAACACCTTCACCCGGGACGGCCGCTTCCTGTGGAACAGCTCCATCGGTGACGTGACCTCCGCCCTCGACGCGCCCTGGCTGGACTGGACGAAGGGCGACCGCAGGATCACGGTCGCCGACGCGCAGACCCTCCGCCCGGTCCGGGTGATCGACATGCGGGCCCGCCTCGACGCCTTCGGCCGCTCCGACCTGTCCGATGCCGTGCGGCCCATGTCCTTCGCCCCGGACGAGTCGAAGCTGTACTTCCAGGTGTCCTTCTTCAACGGCTTCGTCGAGTACGACGTGGCCGCCGACCGGATCACCCGGATCAAGACGCTCCCCGTGAACCCCGCCACCAGCACCGACCGCACGACCTGGGTCAACGACTCCCGGCACCACGGCATGTCCATGAGCCCGGACGGGTCCAAGCTGTGCGTCGCGGGGACCATGGACGACTACGCGACCGTCGTGGACCGGGCCACCCTGGAGCAAGGGCCCCTCGTCCCCGCCGCCAAGCCCTACTGGGCCACGGTCGACGGCGACGGCACCGGCTGCGTGATCTCGGAGAGCGGCGCCGACCAGGTCACCGCCATCGACTTCGCCACCGGCGCCAAGCGGGTGTCCGTACCCGTCGGGGACCACCCCCAGCGGGTCCGCCTCGGGCACGTCCCGGCGGACTGGACGGGGCCCGCGGCACACTGA
- a CDS encoding phospholipase D-like domain-containing protein — translation MIKKRILTALLIGALLMVGAPSASAEDTTTYVTTGPVFNKPRGTTAEQGVILSQLGRLVNGAQSGSTIRISLYLFGSSWLADQLAAAHRRNVNVQVLVDDDSITDGWMSGSGATVRDKLTTAFAATPPAGTTYGTSWFKVCAANRPCLAKGTGGVNHNKFFLFSRTTGSGLPDKGKPVDNVVVQSSGNLTTWDREAAWNDAMTVADNADLHAGYTRYFDLMAASQALPDGSGRVDNLAIDVEAGAAKGYFFPRSSTDVVENILSMVETPVTNPDGTTAPVCHGNTAGHGTADGRTVIRIANGHISRPVVAEKLWKLADAGCFVDVVYGKLSDYEAEGVHRETAYWLTRSTAKGRISLHRLANDDLKNPADPAVSGTFSHTKYLLIEGSYKGAKDQKLVFTGSHTYTGMALTSNDEALLKYNSPTVHDAYAANFREQRAAALAESQYGGAL, via the coding sequence GTGATCAAGAAAAGAATCCTCACGGCCCTGCTCATCGGGGCCCTCCTGATGGTGGGCGCTCCGTCCGCCTCCGCCGAGGACACGACGACGTACGTGACCACCGGCCCGGTCTTCAACAAGCCCAGGGGCACGACGGCCGAGCAAGGCGTGATCCTCAGCCAGCTCGGCCGTCTCGTCAACGGCGCCCAGAGCGGGTCGACCATCCGGATATCGCTGTACCTGTTCGGATCGAGCTGGCTCGCGGACCAGCTCGCGGCGGCGCACCGCAGGAACGTGAACGTGCAGGTCCTCGTCGACGACGACAGCATCACCGACGGCTGGATGTCCGGCTCCGGTGCCACGGTGAGGGACAAGCTGACCACGGCCTTCGCGGCGACCCCGCCCGCGGGCACGACGTACGGCACCTCCTGGTTCAAGGTGTGCGCCGCGAACCGCCCGTGCCTGGCCAAGGGCACGGGCGGGGTCAACCACAACAAGTTCTTCCTCTTCTCCCGGACCACCGGCAGCGGCCTTCCCGACAAGGGCAAGCCGGTCGACAACGTCGTGGTGCAGTCCTCGGGCAACCTCACCACCTGGGACCGCGAGGCGGCCTGGAACGACGCCATGACCGTCGCCGACAACGCGGACCTGCACGCCGGCTACACCCGCTACTTCGACCTGATGGCCGCTTCGCAGGCGCTGCCGGACGGTTCGGGGCGGGTCGACAACCTGGCGATCGACGTGGAGGCGGGGGCGGCCAAGGGCTACTTCTTCCCGCGCAGCTCGACGGATGTCGTCGAGAACATCCTGAGCATGGTCGAGACCCCCGTCACGAACCCCGACGGGACCACCGCCCCGGTCTGCCACGGGAACACCGCCGGCCACGGCACGGCCGACGGCCGCACCGTGATCCGCATCGCCAACGGCCACATCTCCCGGCCGGTCGTGGCGGAGAAGCTCTGGAAGCTGGCCGACGCCGGCTGCTTCGTCGACGTCGTTTACGGCAAGCTCTCCGACTACGAAGCCGAGGGCGTGCACCGCGAGACGGCCTACTGGCTCACGAGGTCGACCGCGAAGGGCAGGATCTCCCTCCACCGGCTGGCCAACGACGACCTGAAGAACCCGGCCGACCCCGCGGTCTCCGGAACCTTCAGCCACACCAAGTACCTGCTCATCGAGGGCTCGTACAAGGGCGCAAAGGACCAGAAGCTCGTCTTCACCGGCAGCCACACCTACACCGGCATGGCCCTGACCAGCAACGACGAAGCGCTGCTGAAGTACAACAGCCCGACGGTGCACGACGCCTACGCGGCGAACTTCCGCGAGCAGCGCGCCGCCGCGCTCGCGGAATCCCAGTACGGCGGAGCCCTGTAG